A region from the Lysobacter antibioticus genome encodes:
- the proB gene encoding glutamate 5-kinase: MSVAAKDFIAQPLPNWRRAVLKVGSSLLAGFADQAGGGLDPRYATGLARFIAEARAQQREVVLVSSGAVAAGRSRIEAGGNGLVLRQALASLGQASLIAFWQGLSPVPVAQVLLTHDDLRNRRRYLNARASLRELLRLGALPVINENDTVAVDELKLGDNDNLAAAVASLVDADLLLIATDIGGLYSGHPQRDPSARPIPQVAVVTPELLDAASGGAGALGTGGMRTKLEAAAKAATAGIATALFCGRDAEVVAALGEGRLHGTLVAARSDRLRARKQWLRHAPASGCLRIDAGAATALHDRGASLLPGGVVAAEGEFRRGDVVELRGVGDAVLGRGLVQYNAGEVRRIAGRHSRDIEALIGFRYGESVVHRDDLVLLDRASEPSQSSNGDAGPGAVTELPKEVLP; this comes from the coding sequence ATGAGCGTTGCGGCAAAGGATTTCATAGCGCAGCCTTTGCCGAACTGGCGTCGCGCTGTGCTCAAGGTCGGCAGCAGCCTGCTGGCCGGTTTCGCCGATCAGGCCGGCGGCGGGCTCGACCCGCGCTATGCCACCGGGCTGGCGCGCTTCATCGCCGAAGCGCGCGCGCAACAACGCGAAGTGGTGCTGGTGTCGTCCGGCGCGGTCGCGGCCGGGCGCAGCCGCATCGAGGCCGGTGGCAACGGATTAGTGTTGCGGCAGGCGTTGGCTTCGCTGGGCCAGGCTTCGCTGATCGCGTTCTGGCAAGGCCTGTCGCCGGTGCCGGTCGCGCAGGTGTTGTTGACCCACGACGACCTGCGCAACCGCCGCCGTTATCTCAATGCGCGCGCCTCGTTGCGCGAGTTGCTGCGGCTCGGCGCGCTGCCGGTGATCAACGAGAACGACACCGTCGCGGTCGACGAATTGAAACTCGGCGACAACGACAACCTCGCCGCCGCCGTCGCTTCCCTGGTCGATGCCGACCTGCTGCTGATCGCCACCGACATCGGAGGCCTCTATAGCGGCCACCCGCAGCGCGACCCGTCGGCGCGACCGATTCCGCAGGTGGCCGTGGTCACGCCGGAACTGCTCGACGCCGCCAGCGGCGGCGCCGGCGCGCTCGGCACCGGCGGCATGCGCACCAAACTCGAAGCCGCGGCCAAGGCCGCCACCGCCGGCATCGCCACTGCGCTGTTCTGCGGCCGCGATGCCGAAGTGGTCGCCGCGCTCGGCGAAGGCCGCCTGCACGGCACTCTGGTGGCGGCGCGCAGCGACCGTCTGCGTGCGCGCAAGCAGTGGCTGCGGCATGCGCCGGCCAGCGGCTGCCTGCGCATCGACGCCGGTGCGGCCACGGCCTTGCACGACCGCGGCGCCTCGTTGCTGCCGGGCGGGGTGGTCGCGGCCGAAGGCGAGTTCCGCCGCGGCGACGTGGTCGAGCTGCGCGGCGTCGGCGATGCCGTGCTCGGGCGCGGCCTGGTCCAGTACAACGCCGGCGAGGTGCGCCGGATCGCCGGCCGCCACAGCCGCGACATCGAAGCATTGATCGGTTTCCGTTACGGCGAATCGGTGGTGCATCGCGACGACCTGGTGCTGCTCGATCGCGCCAGCGAGCCTTCGCAAAGTTCCAACGGCGACGCCGGCCCCGGCGCCGTCACCGAGTTGCCCAAGGAAGTCTTGCCATGA
- the argH gene encoding argininosuccinate lyase: MSDLLWQKPGVKVDARIQNFLAGEDVILDREFFLFDIQASAAHAQGLQQIGILSADELAGLSRELDVLAEDFRAGRFVLDERFEDGHSAIEGRLIERLGDAGRKIHTGRSRNDQILVATRLWLKDRLSHLYALCRETAEVALARAEAEAQLPLPGYTHLQRAVVSSAGMWWGAWAEGFIDNAVRAQQTLEWVDANPLGSAAGYGVNLPLARDHTTQALGFGRLQMSAAYAQLSRGKFELGAIDALSTAVLDLRRLAWDLSLFTTAEFAFVALPAEYTTGSSIMPNKRNPDVIELMRASYASVAAARSEIEHLLSLPSGYHRDLQFSKGAIFHAFGRGLAALELLPDLLCNLEWKPENLRAALDPSMYATDLAVDLARQGLPFRDAYKQAADPARWAEGDPEASLAARVSPGASADLRLDVLRRRLQALT, from the coding sequence ATGTCCGATCTGCTTTGGCAAAAACCCGGCGTCAAGGTCGACGCACGCATCCAGAACTTCCTCGCCGGCGAGGACGTGATCCTCGACCGCGAGTTCTTCTTGTTCGACATCCAGGCCAGCGCGGCGCACGCGCAGGGCCTGCAGCAGATCGGCATCCTCAGCGCCGACGAGCTCGCCGGCCTGAGCCGCGAGCTCGACGTGCTGGCCGAGGATTTCCGTGCCGGCCGCTTCGTCCTCGACGAACGTTTCGAGGACGGCCATTCGGCGATCGAAGGGCGCTTGATCGAACGGCTCGGCGACGCCGGCCGCAAGATCCACACCGGCCGCAGCCGCAACGACCAGATCCTGGTCGCGACCCGGCTCTGGCTCAAGGATCGCCTGTCGCACCTGTACGCGCTGTGCCGCGAGACCGCCGAGGTCGCGCTGGCCCGCGCCGAAGCCGAAGCGCAGCTGCCGTTGCCGGGTTATACCCATCTGCAACGCGCGGTGGTGTCCTCGGCCGGTATGTGGTGGGGCGCCTGGGCCGAAGGCTTCATCGACAACGCCGTGCGCGCGCAGCAGACCCTGGAGTGGGTCGACGCCAATCCGCTCGGCAGCGCCGCCGGTTACGGGGTCAACCTGCCGCTGGCGCGCGACCACACCACGCAAGCGCTCGGCTTCGGCCGCCTGCAAATGTCGGCGGCCTATGCGCAGCTGTCGCGCGGCAAGTTCGAACTCGGCGCGATCGATGCCTTGTCGACCGCAGTGCTCGACCTGCGCCGCCTGGCCTGGGACCTGAGCCTGTTCACCACCGCCGAATTCGCCTTCGTCGCGCTGCCGGCCGAGTACACCACCGGCAGTTCGATCATGCCGAACAAGCGCAACCCCGACGTGATCGAGCTGATGCGCGCGAGCTACGCCAGCGTCGCTGCCGCACGCTCGGAGATCGAGCATCTGCTGTCGTTGCCCTCGGGTTATCACCGCGACCTGCAGTTCTCCAAGGGTGCGATCTTCCACGCCTTCGGCCGCGGCCTGGCCGCGCTGGAACTGTTGCCGGACTTGCTGTGCAACCTGGAATGGAAGCCCGAAAACCTCCGCGCTGCGCTCGACCCGTCGATGTACGCCACCGACCTGGCCGTCGACCTGGCTCGTCAAGGCCTGCCGTTCCGCGATGCCTACAAGCAGGCCGCCGATCCGGCGCGCTGGGCCGAAGGCGATCCGGAAGCGAGCCTGGCCGCGCGCGTCTCGCCCGGCGCTTCCGCCGACCTGCGCCTGGACGTGTTGCGCAGACGCTTGCAGGCACTGACATGA
- the proS gene encoding proline--tRNA ligase, translating into MRLSRYLLPTLKENPADAQIASHRLMLRAGLIRQEAAGIYSWLPAGLRVLRKIEAIVRDEMNRAGALELLMPTLQLADLWRESGRYDAYGPEMLRIKDRHERELLYGPTNEDMVTAIFRANVRSYRALPMNLYHVQWKFRDEQRPRFGVMRGREFLMKDAYSFDLDEAAARRSYRRMFVAYLRIFARMGIRAIPMRAETGPIGGDLSHEFLVLAQTGESAVYCDRAVLDLPIPGDDTDYEGDLEPIVQAWTARYAATEDVHDIERFEREVPTEERLQTRGIEVGQVFYFGTKYSAPMKALVTTPEGDERPIHGGSYGIGVSRLLGAIIEAGHDDSGIIWPDAVAPFRVGLVNLDPADAQVEATCVELQAQLEARGIDVLHDDTPERAGVKFARMDLLGLPWQVVVGRRGLDRGIVELKRRASGERSELTPADVPVRIAEHS; encoded by the coding sequence ATGCGTCTGTCGCGTTACCTGTTGCCGACATTGAAGGAAAACCCCGCCGACGCGCAGATCGCTTCGCATCGGCTGATGCTGCGCGCGGGGCTGATCCGGCAGGAAGCGGCCGGCATCTATTCCTGGCTGCCGGCCGGCCTGCGGGTGTTGCGCAAGATCGAGGCCATCGTTCGCGACGAGATGAACCGCGCCGGCGCGCTCGAGTTGTTGATGCCGACCCTGCAGTTAGCCGACCTGTGGCGCGAAAGCGGCCGCTACGATGCCTATGGCCCGGAGATGCTGCGCATCAAGGACCGGCACGAGCGCGAGCTGCTGTACGGGCCGACCAACGAGGACATGGTCACCGCGATCTTCCGCGCCAACGTGCGCTCTTATCGCGCGCTGCCGATGAACCTGTACCACGTGCAGTGGAAGTTCCGCGACGAGCAGCGGCCGCGTTTCGGGGTGATGCGCGGGCGCGAGTTCCTGATGAAGGACGCGTATTCTTTCGACTTGGACGAGGCCGCGGCGCGCCGCTCGTACCGGCGCATGTTCGTCGCCTATTTGCGCATCTTCGCCCGCATGGGCATCCGCGCGATCCCGATGCGCGCCGAGACCGGCCCGATCGGCGGCGACCTGTCGCACGAGTTCCTGGTGCTGGCGCAGACCGGCGAGTCGGCGGTGTACTGCGACCGCGCCGTGCTCGACCTGCCGATTCCCGGCGACGACACCGATTACGAAGGCGACCTGGAACCGATCGTGCAGGCCTGGACCGCGCGCTACGCCGCGACCGAGGACGTGCACGACATCGAACGCTTCGAGCGCGAAGTGCCGACTGAGGAGCGCCTACAGACCCGCGGCATCGAGGTCGGACAGGTGTTCTACTTCGGCACCAAATACTCGGCGCCGATGAAGGCGCTGGTGACCACGCCGGAAGGCGACGAGCGGCCGATCCACGGCGGCTCCTACGGCATCGGCGTGTCGCGCCTGCTCGGCGCGATCATCGAGGCCGGCCACGACGACAGCGGCATTATCTGGCCCGATGCGGTCGCGCCGTTCCGCGTCGGCCTGGTCAATCTCGACCCGGCCGATGCCCAGGTCGAGGCCACCTGCGTCGAACTGCAGGCGCAGCTCGAAGCGCGCGGCATCGACGTATTGCACGACGACACCCCAGAACGCGCCGGGGTCAAGTTCGCGCGGATGGACTTGCTCGGCCTGCCTTGGCAGGTCGTGGTGGGCCGGCGCGGACTGGATCGCGGTATCGTCGAACTCAAGCGCCGCGCCAGCGGCGAACGCAGCGAACTGACGCCGGCCGACGTGCCGGTGCGGATCGCCGAGCACTCCTGA
- the argC gene encoding N-acetyl-gamma-glutamyl-phosphate reductase, whose product MAKTLGIVGARGHVGADLIRLIAAHPQFELAFVSSRELVGQPLADHIPEYAAKGGDLRYSSPSHEELPGLGADAIVLALPNGKAAQCVAAFDAVGAEPVLIDLSADYRFDDHWYYGLPELTRAQYHGQRRISNPGCYASAMQLAIAPLLNVLEGPVQCFGVSGYSGAGTSPSDKNDPDKLRDNLMPYALTGHMHEREVTRHLGHPVEFMPHVAAHFRGLTITSNLHLSRRFEREELVEHYHRHYDGEPMVRVQEEAPWVSAIAGKHHVDIGGFSMSEDGRRVVVVSTLDNLLKGAATQALQNLNLAFGFDELAGIEVEPRPQP is encoded by the coding sequence ATGGCTAAGACCCTAGGCATCGTCGGCGCGCGCGGCCATGTCGGCGCCGACCTGATCCGGCTGATCGCCGCGCATCCGCAGTTCGAGCTGGCCTTCGTGTCTTCGCGCGAGCTGGTCGGGCAACCGCTCGCCGACCACATCCCCGAGTACGCGGCGAAAGGCGGCGACCTGCGCTACAGCTCGCCGAGCCATGAGGAACTGCCCGGCCTGGGCGCTGATGCGATCGTGCTGGCCCTGCCGAACGGCAAGGCCGCGCAGTGCGTCGCCGCCTTCGACGCGGTCGGCGCCGAGCCGGTGTTGATCGACCTGTCGGCGGACTACCGCTTCGACGACCACTGGTACTACGGCCTGCCGGAACTGACCCGCGCCCAGTACCACGGCCAGCGCCGGATCAGCAATCCGGGCTGCTACGCCAGCGCGATGCAGTTGGCGATCGCGCCGCTGCTCAACGTGCTCGAAGGCCCGGTGCAGTGCTTCGGTGTGTCGGGCTACTCCGGCGCCGGCACCTCGCCGTCGGACAAGAACGACCCCGACAAGCTGCGCGACAACCTGATGCCTTACGCGCTGACCGGGCACATGCACGAGCGCGAAGTCACTCGTCACCTCGGCCACCCGGTCGAATTCATGCCGCACGTGGCCGCGCATTTTCGCGGCCTGACCATCACCTCGAACCTGCACCTGTCGCGCCGCTTCGAGCGCGAGGAACTGGTCGAACACTATCACCGCCATTACGACGGCGAGCCGATGGTGCGGGTGCAGGAAGAGGCGCCGTGGGTCAGCGCGATCGCCGGCAAACACCACGTCGACATCGGCGGCTTCAGCATGTCCGAGGACGGCCGCCGGGTGGTGGTGGTATCGACCCTGGACAACCTGCTCAAGGGCGCGGCGACGCAGGCCTTGCAGAACTTGAACCTGGCGTTCGGCTTCGACGAGTTGGCTGGTATCGAGGTGGAGCCGCGACCGCAACCGTAA
- a CDS encoding GNAT family N-acetyltransferase — protein MNEDRTAAAWHRPIRLSGEHVTLEPLSYAHADGLRTALADGELARAWYTNVPAPEAVEAYVDAALAMQGRGTAWAYAVLDAAGEVVGSTRYYDMDASVPRLQIGYTFYAPRVQRTSLNTEAKLLLLGHAFEALDCIAVGFETSWFNLASRTAIARLGAKQDGVLRNHRRHADGSRRDTVAFSIIDNEWPAVKRNLQYKLEQHAAKQQASGGKTHG, from the coding sequence ATGAACGAAGACCGCACTGCTGCCGCCTGGCATAGGCCGATCCGATTGAGCGGCGAGCACGTCACGCTCGAACCGCTGAGTTATGCGCACGCCGACGGCCTGCGCACGGCCCTGGCCGACGGCGAGCTGGCGCGCGCCTGGTACACCAACGTGCCGGCGCCCGAAGCGGTCGAGGCCTATGTCGATGCGGCCCTGGCGATGCAGGGGCGGGGCACGGCCTGGGCCTATGCGGTGCTCGATGCGGCCGGCGAGGTGGTCGGCAGCACCCGCTACTACGACATGGACGCGAGCGTGCCGAGGCTGCAGATCGGCTACACCTTCTACGCGCCGCGCGTGCAGCGCACCAGCCTCAACACCGAGGCCAAGCTGTTGCTGCTCGGCCACGCCTTCGAGGCGCTGGACTGCATCGCGGTCGGCTTCGAGACCAGTTGGTTCAACCTGGCTTCGCGCACCGCGATCGCCCGCCTCGGCGCCAAGCAGGACGGCGTGCTGCGCAACCATCGCCGTCATGCCGACGGCAGCCGCCGCGACACCGTCGCGTTCTCGATCATCGACAACGAGTGGCCGGCGGTGAAACGCAATCTGCAGTACAAGCTCGAACAGCATGCAGCCAAACAGCAGGCTTCCGGAGGCAAGACCCATGGCTAA
- a CDS encoding acetylglutamate kinase, whose protein sequence is MSISMDAHLQTRQTIVRLLSSMASAKEISQYLKRFSQLDAKRFAVVKVGGAVLRDDLTALTSSLAFLQDVGLTPIVIHGAGPQLDTELAAAGIEKQTVNGLRVTSPEALAIVRRVFQAQNLKLVEALQTGDARATSIISGVFEADYLDRDTYGLVGEVRAINLAPIEASLQAGSIPVIASLGETAGGQILNVNADFAANELVQVLQPYKIVFLTGTGGLLDDEGRVIDSINLSTEYEHLIQQPWINGGMRVKIEQIKDLLDKLPLTSSVSITKPAELAKELFTHKGSGTLVRRGERVLQAERWDQLDLVRLRNLIESAFGRKLVGDYFDKTTLKRAYVSENYRAAVILIDGGGHTYLDKFAVLDDAQGEGLGRAVWQVMREQNPSLFWRSRHGNPVNPFYYAESDGCYKQEKWKVFWYGMNGFDEIAECVAFSSQRDPTLQD, encoded by the coding sequence ATGAGCATTTCGATGGACGCCCACCTGCAAACGCGACAGACCATCGTGCGCCTGCTTTCCAGCATGGCCAGCGCGAAGGAGATCTCGCAGTACCTCAAACGTTTCTCCCAGCTCGACGCCAAGCGCTTCGCCGTGGTCAAGGTCGGCGGCGCGGTGCTGCGCGACGATCTCACCGCGTTGACCTCGTCGCTGGCGTTCCTGCAGGACGTCGGCCTGACCCCGATCGTGATCCACGGTGCCGGCCCGCAGCTCGACACCGAGCTGGCCGCGGCCGGCATCGAGAAGCAGACCGTCAACGGCCTGCGCGTGACCTCGCCGGAAGCGTTGGCGATCGTGCGCCGCGTGTTCCAAGCGCAGAACCTCAAGCTGGTCGAAGCCCTGCAGACCGGCGATGCGCGCGCGACTTCGATCATTTCCGGCGTGTTCGAGGCCGATTATCTCGACCGCGACACCTATGGCCTGGTCGGCGAAGTGCGCGCGATCAACCTGGCGCCGATCGAGGCCAGCCTGCAGGCCGGTTCGATCCCGGTGATCGCCAGCCTCGGCGAAACCGCCGGCGGGCAGATCCTCAACGTCAACGCCGATTTCGCCGCCAACGAACTGGTGCAGGTGCTGCAGCCATACAAGATCGTGTTCCTGACCGGCACCGGCGGCCTGCTCGACGACGAGGGCCGGGTCATCGACTCGATCAACCTGTCGACCGAGTACGAGCACCTGATCCAGCAGCCGTGGATCAACGGCGGCATGCGGGTGAAGATCGAGCAGATCAAGGACTTGCTGGACAAGTTGCCGCTGACCTCGTCGGTGTCGATCACCAAGCCGGCCGAGCTGGCCAAGGAACTGTTTACCCATAAGGGGTCGGGCACCCTGGTGCGGCGCGGCGAGCGCGTGCTGCAGGCCGAGCGTTGGGACCAGCTTGACCTGGTGCGCCTGCGCAACCTGATCGAGTCCGCGTTCGGGCGCAAACTGGTCGGCGACTATTTCGACAAGACCACGCTCAAGCGCGCCTATGTCAGCGAGAACTACCGCGCCGCGGTGATCCTGATCGACGGCGGCGGCCATACCTATCTGGACAAATTTGCCGTGCTCGACGACGCCCAGGGCGAGGGCCTCGGCCGCGCCGTCTGGCAGGTCATGCGCGAACAGAACCCGAGCCTGTTCTGGCGCTCGCGCCACGGCAACCCGGTCAACCCGTTCTATTACGCCGAGTCCGACGGCTGCTACAAGCAGGAGAAGTGGAAGGTGTTCTGGTACGGCATGAACGGCTTCGACGAGATCGCCGAATGCGTGGCGTTCTCTTCCCAGCGCGACCCGACCCTGCAGGACTGA
- a CDS encoding acetylornithine deacetylase, protein MLPEVLKHLQALVSFDTRNPPREIGTGGIFDYLRSQLDGFRIEVVDHGAGAVSMLAVRGQPRRLFNVHLDTVPSSQAWSADPHTLRVTEDRAIGLGACDIKGAAAGLLAAAAVTKGDAAFLFSTDEEANDPRCIAGFLATDHGFDEAIIAEPTMCEAVLAHRGISSVLLKFRGVAGHASGANAMQTSALHQAIRWGGKALDFVESQSHQRFGGLTGLRFNIGRVEGGIKANMIAPSAELRFGFRPLPSQSIDGLHEGFRGMADASAIESYEETFRGPSLPAGDVATAEQRRLEARDLADALDLPIGNAVDFWTEASLFSAGGLTAMVYGPGDIAQAHTADEWVALEQLQRYADSVARIMDNNAQ, encoded by the coding sequence ATGCTCCCCGAAGTCCTGAAGCACCTGCAGGCCCTGGTGTCCTTCGACACCCGCAATCCGCCGCGCGAGATCGGCACCGGCGGCATCTTCGATTATCTGCGCAGCCAGCTCGACGGCTTCCGCATCGAAGTCGTCGACCACGGCGCCGGTGCGGTGTCGATGCTCGCCGTGCGCGGGCAGCCGCGGCGTTTGTTCAACGTCCATCTCGACACGGTGCCGTCGTCGCAGGCCTGGAGCGCCGACCCGCATACCCTGCGCGTCACCGAGGATCGCGCGATCGGCCTGGGCGCCTGCGACATCAAGGGCGCGGCCGCCGGCCTGCTCGCCGCCGCCGCGGTAACCAAGGGCGATGCCGCGTTTTTGTTCAGCACCGACGAAGAAGCCAACGACCCGCGCTGCATCGCCGGTTTCCTCGCCACCGATCACGGTTTCGATGAAGCCATCATCGCCGAGCCGACCATGTGCGAAGCGGTGCTCGCGCATCGCGGCATCAGCTCGGTGCTGTTGAAGTTCCGCGGTGTCGCCGGCCACGCCTCGGGTGCGAACGCGATGCAGACCAGCGCGCTGCACCAGGCGATCCGCTGGGGCGGCAAGGCCCTGGACTTCGTCGAATCGCAGTCGCACCAGCGCTTCGGCGGCCTGACCGGCCTGCGCTTCAACATCGGCCGGGTCGAAGGCGGCATCAAGGCCAATATGATCGCGCCGAGCGCCGAGCTGCGTTTCGGCTTCCGGCCGCTGCCGTCGCAATCGATCGACGGCCTGCACGAAGGCTTCCGCGGCATGGCCGACGCCAGCGCGATCGAGAGTTACGAAGAAACCTTCCGCGGCCCCTCGCTGCCGGCCGGCGACGTCGCCACCGCCGAACAGCGGCGCCTGGAAGCGCGCGACCTCGCCGACGCGCTCGACCTGCCGATCGGCAACGCGGTGGATTTCTGGACCGAGGCCTCGCTGTTCTCGGCCGGCGGCCTGACCGCGATGGTCTACGGCCCCGGCGACATCGCCCAGGCCCACACCGCCGACGAATGGGTCGCCCTGGAACAACTGCAGCGTTACGCCGACAGCGTCGCCCGCATCATGGACAACAACGCGCAATGA
- a CDS encoding argininosuccinate synthase, which yields MTERNIVLAFSGGLDTSFCVPYLQERGWAVHTVFADTGGVDAEERAFIEQRAAELGVASHVTVDGGPAIWSGFVKPFVWAGEGYQGQYPLLVSDRYLIVEAALARAAELGCKVIAHGCTGMGNDQVRFDLAVKALGDYEIVAPIREIQKEHTEVRAYEQKYLEERGFGVRAKQKAYTINENLLGLTMSGGEIDRWQAPGEGAVGWCKPRAEWPSETLSVKLTFKNGEAVALNGEATAGHVLLAKLNGLFARYGVGRGLYTGDTTIGLKGRIIFEAPGLIALLTAHRALEEAVLSKQQNRFKPDVARKWVELVYEGFFHDPLKTDLEAFLASSQSTVNGEVVLETSGGVVNAVAIDSAHILNAKGATYAQAADWGVAEAEGFIKLFGMSSTLWAEINRKR from the coding sequence ATGACCGAGCGCAATATCGTCCTAGCTTTCTCCGGCGGCCTCGACACCAGCTTCTGCGTGCCTTACCTGCAGGAGCGCGGCTGGGCCGTGCACACCGTGTTCGCCGACACCGGCGGCGTCGATGCCGAAGAGCGCGCCTTCATCGAGCAGCGCGCCGCCGAACTCGGCGTCGCCAGCCACGTCACCGTCGACGGCGGCCCGGCGATCTGGTCGGGCTTCGTCAAGCCCTTCGTCTGGGCCGGCGAGGGCTACCAGGGCCAGTACCCGCTGTTGGTGTCGGACCGTTATCTGATCGTCGAGGCCGCGCTGGCGCGCGCCGCCGAGCTGGGCTGCAAGGTCATCGCCCACGGCTGCACCGGCATGGGCAACGACCAGGTGCGTTTCGACCTGGCGGTGAAGGCGCTCGGCGATTACGAGATCGTCGCGCCGATCCGCGAAATCCAGAAAGAACACACCGAAGTGCGCGCCTACGAGCAGAAGTACCTGGAAGAGCGCGGCTTCGGCGTACGCGCCAAGCAGAAGGCCTACACGATCAACGAAAACCTGCTCGGCCTGACCATGTCCGGCGGCGAGATCGACCGCTGGCAGGCACCGGGCGAGGGCGCGGTGGGCTGGTGCAAGCCGCGCGCGGAATGGCCGAGCGAAACCTTGTCGGTGAAGTTGACGTTCAAAAACGGTGAGGCTGTCGCACTGAACGGAGAGGCCACCGCAGGCCATGTTTTGCTCGCTAAGCTCAACGGGCTTTTTGCGCGCTATGGCGTTGGTCGTGGTTTGTACACCGGCGACACCACCATCGGTCTCAAGGGCCGGATCATTTTCGAAGCACCGGGCCTGATCGCGCTGTTGACCGCGCACCGCGCGCTGGAAGAGGCGGTGCTGAGCAAGCAGCAGAACCGCTTCAAGCCGGACGTGGCGCGCAAGTGGGTCGAGCTGGTCTACGAAGGTTTCTTCCACGACCCGCTCAAGACCGACCTGGAAGCTTTCCTGGCCAGCTCGCAGAGCACGGTCAACGGCGAAGTGGTGCTGGAAACCTCGGGCGGCGTGGTCAACGCGGTCGCGATCGACTCGGCGCACATCCTCAACGCCAAGGGCGCGACCTATGCTCAGGCCGCCGACTGGGGCGTGGCCGAGGCCGAGGGCTTCATCAAGTTGTTCGGCATGAGCAGCACGCTGTGGGCGGAGATCAACCGCAAGCGCTGA
- a CDS encoding N-acetylornithine carbamoyltransferase — MKHFLNTQDWSRADLDALLAQAAAFKRSKLGDHLKGKSIALVFFNPSMRTRTSFELGAFQLGGHAVVLQPGKDAWPIEFELGTVMDGDTEEHIAEVAKVLGRYVDLIGVRAFPKFVDWANDRQDKVLASFAKYSPVPVINMETITHPCQELAHALALQEHFGTSDLRGKKYVLTWTYHPKPLNTAVANSALTIATRMGMDVTLLCPTPEYVLDERYMGWAEQNVAESGGSLRVSHDIDSAYRGADVVYAKSWGALPYFGNWGPEKPIRDQYQHFIVDEAKMALTNNGVFSHCLPLRRNVKATDAVMDSPQCIAIDEAENRLHVQKAIMAALIQE, encoded by the coding sequence ATGAAGCACTTCCTCAACACCCAGGACTGGTCGCGCGCCGACCTCGATGCGCTGCTGGCGCAGGCCGCCGCGTTCAAGCGCAGCAAGCTCGGCGACCATCTCAAGGGCAAGTCGATCGCGCTGGTGTTCTTCAATCCCTCGATGCGCACCCGCACCAGTTTCGAGCTCGGCGCGTTCCAGCTCGGCGGCCATGCCGTGGTCCTGCAGCCCGGCAAGGACGCCTGGCCGATCGAGTTCGAGCTGGGCACGGTGATGGACGGCGACACCGAGGAGCACATCGCCGAAGTGGCCAAGGTGCTCGGCCGCTACGTCGACCTGATCGGCGTGCGCGCGTTCCCGAAGTTCGTCGACTGGGCCAACGACCGCCAGGACAAGGTGCTGGCGAGCTTCGCCAAGTACTCGCCGGTGCCGGTCATCAACATGGAAACCATCACCCACCCCTGCCAGGAGCTCGCCCACGCGCTGGCCCTGCAGGAGCACTTCGGCACCAGCGACCTGCGCGGCAAGAAGTACGTGCTGACCTGGACCTATCACCCCAAGCCGCTCAACACCGCGGTGGCCAACTCGGCGCTGACCATCGCCACCCGCATGGGCATGGACGTGACCCTGCTGTGCCCGACCCCGGAGTACGTGCTCGACGAGCGCTACATGGGCTGGGCCGAGCAGAACGTCGCCGAGAGCGGCGGTTCGCTGCGGGTCAGCCACGACATCGACAGCGCCTACCGCGGCGCCGACGTGGTCTATGCCAAGAGCTGGGGCGCGCTGCCGTACTTCGGCAACTGGGGCCCGGAGAAACCCATTCGCGACCAGTACCAGCACTTCATCGTCGACGAAGCCAAGATGGCGCTGACCAACAACGGCGTCTTCAGCCATTGCCTGCCGCTGCGCCGCAACGTCAAGGCCACCGACGCGGTGATGGATTCGCCGCAGTGCATCGCCATCGACGAAGCCGAAAACCGCCTGCACGTGCAGAAGGCGATCATGGCCGCTTTGATCCAGGAGTGA